Proteins encoded together in one Mercenaria mercenaria strain notata chromosome 18, MADL_Memer_1, whole genome shotgun sequence window:
- the LOC123537951 gene encoding uncharacterized protein LOC123537951 isoform X5, protein MEERIDSYFLTVFILFSICKPVYSEHTTHETVYMHCTQAATDRMASTPKIIIPEPINASTEPLSVAETGHLRLDLCPNRRFLKISWISSQTHERNTTLCYKMESAKNEMLKDTVCFFLPVYWSNHSSAMNCWFPTENIDKEPIITAWVHQSVPTSQWSVSGSLNTSALDPVNSCTDICEIVPMNIGSQINCQDTTSIVYNMSTVVQHLSFDAIDKTSCENDIIHISRQTDNRLEYQLTCGYHGLGYVKVLYQTHGKYCLKYQLVRVHCPNAISGNSTRRSPASDPGNIHSFGTFMIFGVVCTVVITAMFFSTIFVVQWFMYLRITYFKHHMGSVTESRNASICVEDSVPLNTNKSEITECSLTDRSIKKHSPRLSRKSSRRRLSSTTFTRTPEKTIKDRGSNVRTMRKSVTMALLEDTDPFYKKKILFLPKPFDTFTHEVTKRLKSVFENEVGVLSQCCYDRSVYKHYMTGDRHKWIENVLGDHDKILIFLCFTSLSTECVAGKYETMVEEILDYLVLSKVKSPRLCKVLFLYLTDSSKNVQKKHCGDVFHISNSDSYKYFLCDVLNYCVRNLDEYPDFVFKILNCKASKVFLRYIGIRERKTETEKRKQNSPPCLLE, encoded by the exons GCGACAGATAGGATGGCTTCCACGCCAAAGATAATCATACCAGAGCCAATAAATG CTTCGACAGAACCACTGTCTGTCGCGGAAACTGGACATTTAAGGTTGGATCTATGTCCTAACAGACGCTTTCTTAAAATAAGTTGGATATCAAGTCAGACACACG AAAGGAACACGACGCTGTGTTACAAAATGGAGTCGGCAAAGAATGAGATGTTAAAGGATACAGTGTGCTTCTTTTTGCCTGTCTATTGGTCGAATCATTCTTCAGCAATG AACTGTTGGTTTCCGACGGAAAATATCGACAAAGAACCTATTATCACAGCATGGGTGCATCAATCAGTTCCAACATCGCAATGGAGTGTTTCCGGAAGTCTCAATACTAGTGCCTTAG ATCCTGTTAACAGCTGTACAGATATATGTGAGATTGTACCAATGAACATAGGTTCACAGATTAACTGTCAAGATACGACTTCTATTGTGTATAATATGTCTACAGTCGTACAACATTTGTCTTTCGATGCCATCGATAAAACGTCATGCGAAAATGATATAATTCATATTTCCAGACAG ACAGACAATCGGCTTGAATATCAACTTACTTGCGGTTATCATGGTTTAGGGTACGTCAAG GTACTATATCAAACTCATGGAAAGTATTGCTTAAAGTACCAGTTGGTTAGAGTACATTGTCCAAACG CCATTTCAGGAAATTCTACAAGAAGAAGTCCAGCCAGTGATCCCGGCAACATTCATTCATTTGGGACATTTATGATTTTTGGAGTTGTTTGTACTGTTGTTATAACAGCTATGTTCTTCAGCACAATATTTG TTGTGCAATGGTTCATGTACTTACGAATAACTTACTTCAAACACCACATGGGAAGCGTGACAG AATCTCGTAATGCCAGTATCTGTGTGGAGGACAGTGTCCCTTTAAACACTAATAAATCTGAAATTACag AGTGCTCACTGACAGACAGGTCGATAAAAAAGCATAGTCCAAGATTGTCCAGAAAGTCATCGAGACGAAGATTAAGCTCTACGACTTTTACAAGAACTCCAGAAAAAACTATAAAAGATCGAGGATCGAATGTCCGAACTATGCGGAAAAGTGTAACGATGGCATTGCTCGAAGACACAGATCCGTTCTAcaagaaaaagattttatttctGCCCAAACCGTTTGATACTTTCACACATGAAGTCACTAAAAGACTTAAATCTGTATTTGAAAATGAGGTTGGTGTTCTAAGCCAGTGTTGTTATGACCGTAGTGTCTATAAGCATTATATGACAGGTGATCGACATAAGTGGATAGAAAACGTTCTCGGGGACCAcgataaaattttgatattccttTGTTTTACATCGCTCAGTACAGAGTGTGTTGCAGGCAAGTATGAGACAATGGTGGAAGAAATATTAGACTATCTTGTCTTGTCTAAAGTGAAATCACCAAGACTATGCAAGGTATTGTTCTTGTATTTGACTGACAGTTCAAAAAATGTGCAAAAGAAACACTGTGGAGATGTTTTTCATATAAGTAACTCGGATTCTTACAAGTACTTTTTGTGTGATGTATTGAACTATTGTGTAAGAAATCTAGATGAATATCCAGACTTTGTCTTTAAGATATTGAACTGTAAAGCTTCCAAAGTTTTCTTACGTTACATTGGCATACGTGAAAGGaaaactgaaacagaaaaaagGAAACAGAACAGTCCTCCATGCTTGTTAGAATAG
- the LOC123537951 gene encoding uncharacterized protein LOC123537951 isoform X7, with product MAHAAVYMHCTQVATDRMASTPKIIIPEPINASTEPLSVAETGHLRLDLCPNRRFLKISWISSQTHERNTTLCYKMESAKNEMLKDTVCFFLPVYWSNHSSAMNCWFPTENIDKEPIITAWVHQSVPTSQWSVSGSLNTSALDPVNSCTDICEIVPMNIGSQINCQDTTSIVYNMSTVVQHLSFDAIDKTSCENDIIHISRQTDNRLEYQLTCGYHGLGYVKVLYQTHGKYCLKYQLVRVHCPNAISGNSTRRSPASDPGNIHSFGTFMIFGVVCTVVITAMFFSTIFVVQWFMYLRITYFKHHMGSVTESRNASICVEDSVPLNTNKSEITECSLTDRSIKKHSPRLSRKSSRRRLSSTTFTRTPEKTIKDRGSNVRTMRKSVTMALLEDTDPFYKKKILFLPKPFDTFTHEVTKRLKSVFENEVGVLSQCCYDRSVYKHYMTGDRHKWIENVLGDHDKILIFLCFTSLSTECVAGKYETMVEEILDYLVLSKVKSPRLCKVLFLYLTDSSKNVQKKHCGDVFHISNSDSYKYFLCDVLNYCVRNLDEYPDFVFKILNCKASKVFLRYIGIRERKTETEKRKQNSPPCLLE from the exons GCGACAGATAGGATGGCTTCCACGCCAAAGATAATCATACCAGAGCCAATAAATG CTTCGACAGAACCACTGTCTGTCGCGGAAACTGGACATTTAAGGTTGGATCTATGTCCTAACAGACGCTTTCTTAAAATAAGTTGGATATCAAGTCAGACACACG AAAGGAACACGACGCTGTGTTACAAAATGGAGTCGGCAAAGAATGAGATGTTAAAGGATACAGTGTGCTTCTTTTTGCCTGTCTATTGGTCGAATCATTCTTCAGCAATG AACTGTTGGTTTCCGACGGAAAATATCGACAAAGAACCTATTATCACAGCATGGGTGCATCAATCAGTTCCAACATCGCAATGGAGTGTTTCCGGAAGTCTCAATACTAGTGCCTTAG ATCCTGTTAACAGCTGTACAGATATATGTGAGATTGTACCAATGAACATAGGTTCACAGATTAACTGTCAAGATACGACTTCTATTGTGTATAATATGTCTACAGTCGTACAACATTTGTCTTTCGATGCCATCGATAAAACGTCATGCGAAAATGATATAATTCATATTTCCAGACAG ACAGACAATCGGCTTGAATATCAACTTACTTGCGGTTATCATGGTTTAGGGTACGTCAAG GTACTATATCAAACTCATGGAAAGTATTGCTTAAAGTACCAGTTGGTTAGAGTACATTGTCCAAACG CCATTTCAGGAAATTCTACAAGAAGAAGTCCAGCCAGTGATCCCGGCAACATTCATTCATTTGGGACATTTATGATTTTTGGAGTTGTTTGTACTGTTGTTATAACAGCTATGTTCTTCAGCACAATATTTG TTGTGCAATGGTTCATGTACTTACGAATAACTTACTTCAAACACCACATGGGAAGCGTGACAG AATCTCGTAATGCCAGTATCTGTGTGGAGGACAGTGTCCCTTTAAACACTAATAAATCTGAAATTACag AGTGCTCACTGACAGACAGGTCGATAAAAAAGCATAGTCCAAGATTGTCCAGAAAGTCATCGAGACGAAGATTAAGCTCTACGACTTTTACAAGAACTCCAGAAAAAACTATAAAAGATCGAGGATCGAATGTCCGAACTATGCGGAAAAGTGTAACGATGGCATTGCTCGAAGACACAGATCCGTTCTAcaagaaaaagattttatttctGCCCAAACCGTTTGATACTTTCACACATGAAGTCACTAAAAGACTTAAATCTGTATTTGAAAATGAGGTTGGTGTTCTAAGCCAGTGTTGTTATGACCGTAGTGTCTATAAGCATTATATGACAGGTGATCGACATAAGTGGATAGAAAACGTTCTCGGGGACCAcgataaaattttgatattccttTGTTTTACATCGCTCAGTACAGAGTGTGTTGCAGGCAAGTATGAGACAATGGTGGAAGAAATATTAGACTATCTTGTCTTGTCTAAAGTGAAATCACCAAGACTATGCAAGGTATTGTTCTTGTATTTGACTGACAGTTCAAAAAATGTGCAAAAGAAACACTGTGGAGATGTTTTTCATATAAGTAACTCGGATTCTTACAAGTACTTTTTGTGTGATGTATTGAACTATTGTGTAAGAAATCTAGATGAATATCCAGACTTTGTCTTTAAGATATTGAACTGTAAAGCTTCCAAAGTTTTCTTACGTTACATTGGCATACGTGAAAGGaaaactgaaacagaaaaaagGAAACAGAACAGTCCTCCATGCTTGTTAGAATAG